From the Lentimicrobiaceae bacterium genome, one window contains:
- the lipA gene encoding lipoyl synthase: protein MNPENEKPIRKPAWLKIKLPKGENFLNVSHAVSENRLHTICKSGNCPNQAECWEKGTATLMILGNTCTRNCHFCAVDHGKPMPPDSGEPARVAETVKLMQLKHCVLTSVTRDDLSDGGAALWAETIRKVKKLNPQTTIEALIPDFNGDEEALQIVIDSRPEILSHNLETVERLTPVIRNRAQYRRSLAVLQYISQEGVTAKSGIMLGLGETEEEVLETMNDLLDTGCGIFTLGQYLRPTLRNIAVAEYIHPDVFEKYRKAGLAKGFRFVESGPFVRSSYHAENHL from the coding sequence ATGAATCCCGAAAACGAAAAACCCATCCGCAAACCTGCCTGGCTGAAGATCAAGCTACCGAAAGGTGAAAATTTTCTGAATGTCAGCCATGCAGTAAGCGAAAACCGTCTGCATACCATTTGCAAAAGTGGCAACTGCCCCAACCAGGCCGAATGCTGGGAAAAAGGTACTGCTACGCTGATGATACTGGGCAATACCTGCACCCGCAACTGCCATTTTTGTGCTGTTGACCATGGGAAACCAATGCCTCCCGATTCCGGCGAACCGGCAAGGGTGGCAGAGACGGTAAAACTGATGCAATTGAAACATTGCGTACTTACTTCCGTTACCCGCGATGACCTTTCCGATGGCGGAGCCGCTCTTTGGGCAGAAACCATCCGGAAAGTAAAAAAATTGAACCCACAAACGACCATTGAAGCCCTGATTCCCGATTTTAACGGTGATGAAGAAGCACTTCAAATAGTGATAGATTCCCGTCCGGAAATTCTTTCGCATAACCTGGAAACAGTAGAAAGGCTTACTCCCGTGATAAGAAACCGTGCGCAATACCGTCGTAGTCTTGCTGTTCTTCAATACATCAGCCAGGAAGGAGTAACTGCCAAATCAGGGATAATGCTTGGCTTGGGTGAAACGGAAGAAGAAGTTTTGGAAACCATGAACGACCTGCTGGATACGGGTTGCGGCATTTTTACCCTCGGACAATACCTGCGGCCTACACTTCGAAATATTGCTGTTGCGGAATACATTCACCCGGACGTATTTGAGAAATACCGTAAGGCAGGACTTGCCAAAGGATTCCGTTTTGTGGAAAGTGGTCCGTTTGTTCGTTCGTCGTATCATGCCGAAAATCATTTATAG
- the lysS gene encoding lysine--tRNA ligase has product MMSLELSEQEVIRRNALTELENLGINPYPAEKFDVNVNTKEILENFPKDNTLYQDVSIAGRIMSRRIMGAASFAEIQDAEGRIQLYFKRDDLCTGEDKTLYNTVFKRLSDIGDIVGVSGFVFVTQMGEITIHVKEFKLLSKSLRVLPVVKEKDEVVYDAFTDAEMRYRQRYVDLIVNPQVREIFVKRTKLVNSMRQFLNTKNYLEVETPILQPLYGGAAARPFKTHHNSLDITLYLRIANELYLKRLIVGGYDGVFEFSKDFRNEGMDRFHNPEFTQMELYVAYKDYEWMMNLVEEMVEKIAFDLHGTTKVMVGENIIDFKRPWKRATMFEIIQQFTGIDISEMNEEQLVETAKKLGIEVDASMGKGKLIDEIFGETCEPKLIQPIFITDYPVEMSPLAKKHRSKPGLVERFEAICNGKELCNAFSELNDPIDQRKRFEAQLELGKRGDDESMILDEDFLRALEYGMPPTAGLGIGIDRLTMIMTNSPSIQDVLFFPQMRPEVASSAPVNDDAQFETLGIPAEWIPVFHKAGISNIDSLKKANSNKLLNDLGGLRKKMKLDIPTIKLDDIKRWVEG; this is encoded by the coding sequence ATGATGAGTTTAGAACTGAGTGAACAGGAAGTTATCCGCCGCAATGCGCTTACAGAATTGGAAAATCTTGGCATCAATCCCTACCCTGCCGAGAAATTTGATGTTAATGTGAATACGAAAGAAATATTAGAAAATTTTCCTAAAGATAATACTCTTTACCAGGATGTAAGCATAGCCGGACGCATCATGAGCCGACGGATAATGGGTGCAGCTTCTTTTGCCGAAATCCAGGATGCCGAAGGTCGTATCCAGCTTTATTTCAAAAGGGATGACCTTTGCACCGGAGAAGACAAGACTCTGTACAACACTGTTTTTAAACGTCTGTCCGACATTGGCGATATAGTTGGTGTTAGCGGCTTCGTTTTCGTTACTCAGATGGGTGAAATCACCATTCACGTAAAAGAATTTAAACTTCTGAGCAAATCGCTTAGGGTTTTACCAGTGGTAAAGGAAAAAGACGAAGTGGTATATGATGCCTTTACCGATGCCGAAATGCGTTACCGTCAGCGTTATGTTGACCTGATAGTAAATCCACAGGTAAGGGAAATCTTTGTAAAAAGAACCAAATTGGTAAATTCCATGCGGCAGTTTCTGAACACTAAAAACTACCTCGAGGTGGAAACGCCAATTCTCCAGCCATTGTACGGTGGTGCTGCCGCACGCCCTTTTAAAACCCATCACAACTCGCTTGATATTACTCTTTACCTGCGAATAGCAAATGAATTATACCTGAAACGCCTCATCGTGGGCGGTTACGATGGCGTTTTTGAATTCTCAAAAGACTTCCGCAACGAAGGAATGGACCGCTTCCATAATCCTGAATTTACACAGATGGAACTTTACGTAGCCTACAAAGACTACGAATGGATGATGAATCTGGTGGAAGAAATGGTGGAAAAGATAGCATTCGACCTGCATGGGACAACAAAGGTAATGGTAGGCGAAAATATCATTGATTTCAAACGTCCCTGGAAACGTGCTACCATGTTCGAAATCATTCAACAATTTACCGGGATAGATATTTCGGAGATGAATGAAGAACAATTGGTGGAAACAGCCAAAAAGCTCGGCATAGAAGTGGATGCAAGCATGGGTAAAGGCAAGCTGATAGATGAAATTTTCGGTGAAACCTGCGAACCCAAGCTGATTCAGCCTATTTTTATCACCGATTATCCGGTGGAAATGTCGCCCCTGGCAAAGAAACACCGCAGCAAACCAGGTTTGGTGGAACGTTTCGAAGCCATTTGTAATGGCAAGGAACTTTGCAACGCCTTTTCCGAACTGAACGACCCCATTGACCAGCGCAAACGTTTCGAGGCACAATTAGAACTTGGCAAACGTGGCGACGACGAAAGCATGATACTCGACGAAGACTTCCTCCGTGCGCTGGAATATGGCATGCCTCCCACAGCAGGTCTCGGCATCGGCATTGACCGCCTCACCATGATCATGACCAACTCGCCATCCATCCAGGATGTGCTTTTCTTCCCGCAGATGCGCCCCGAAGTAGCTTCTTCTGCTCCGGTGAATGATGATGCCCAGTTTGAAACCTTAGGTATTCCTGCCGAATGGATTCCTGTATTTCATAAGGCTGGCATCAGTAATATTGATTCTCTGAAAAAAGCCAATTCCAACAAGCTGCTGAACGACCTTGGTGGCTTACGCAAAAAAATGAAACTCGACATCCCTACGATAAAACTGGATGATATTAAACGGTGGGTAGAAGGGTGA
- the lipB gene encoding lipoyl(octanoyl) transferase LipB, which translates to MKKSVIYHDLGIMEYREAWDYQEKLLQEVIKRKTGKDIPEIEALNYLLFCEHPHVYTLGKSGSEDNLLISYIQMQAVNATFFRTNRGGDITYHGPGQLVGYPIFDLEQFSLGVKKYIFLIEEAIILTLEKLDVTAERFAGATGVWLDTAKPHLTRKICAIGVRVSRGVTMHGFALNVNTDLNYFNFINPCGFIDKKVTSIEKETGKKYDMSYVKDLLRKQILLTFETQ; encoded by the coding sequence ATGAAAAAGTCTGTTATTTATCATGATTTAGGAATCATGGAATACAGGGAAGCCTGGGATTACCAGGAAAAACTTCTGCAGGAAGTGATTAAACGAAAAACCGGGAAAGATATCCCGGAAATAGAAGCTTTAAATTATCTGCTGTTCTGCGAACATCCGCATGTATATACCTTAGGGAAAAGTGGTTCTGAGGATAATTTGCTTATCAGTTACATACAGATGCAGGCAGTAAACGCTACCTTTTTCCGTACTAATCGCGGAGGCGACATTACCTATCATGGTCCAGGGCAATTGGTTGGTTATCCTATTTTCGACCTGGAACAGTTTTCGCTTGGTGTGAAAAAGTATATTTTTCTGATAGAGGAAGCCATTATCCTTACTCTTGAAAAACTTGACGTTACGGCAGAACGTTTCGCAGGTGCCACCGGCGTGTGGCTTGATACCGCTAAACCGCATCTTACCCGTAAAATCTGTGCTATTGGCGTAAGGGTAAGCCGTGGGGTTACAATGCACGGCTTTGCTCTGAACGTGAATACAGATCTGAATTACTTCAATTTTATCAATCCCTGTGGTTTTATAGATAAAAAAGTAACTTCCATTGAAAAGGAAACAGGGAAGAAATATGATATGAGCTACGTAAAAGATTTGCTCAGGAAGCAGATTCTTCTCACTTTTGAAACCCAATAA